In Elaeis guineensis isolate ETL-2024a chromosome 1, EG11, whole genome shotgun sequence, a genomic segment contains:
- the LOC105039070 gene encoding LOW QUALITY PROTEIN: amino acid transporter AVT6E-like (The sequence of the model RefSeq protein was modified relative to this genomic sequence to represent the inferred CDS: inserted 1 base in 1 codon) — translation MASNYSPLPISSSSIELQSPTPNSPXTPNPQKASAQDFFHEEDGNGFGEFDDLPLILDAEAAAATSGSGIPGAVFNLATSIIGAGIMALPATMKVLGVAVGFASIILMGILSEISIELLVRFSAHCQASSYGEVVQSALGRPSRIVAEICIILNNAGILVVYLIIIGDVLSGSSEHVGVFDQLFGNGSWDHRKLVILVVLVIFLAPLCALEKIDSLSLTSAASVALAVVFVVVSCAIAFVKLVERQIKTPRMGPDFGSKAAILDLLVVIPIMTNAYVCHFNVQPIYNELKGRTPQKMNRVGRITTVLCVVVYASTAISGYLLFGDETESDVLTNFDKDLGIRFSSVLNYVVRIGYVLHLVLVFPVIHFSLRQTVDALVFSGSATGSRKKMLALTAVLLAITYLGSTTIPNIWIAFKFTGATTGLSLGFIFPALIALRLDKQGKNLGSGEKFLSWTMLAWAVAIGIVGVIGNIYSLRSRSD, via the exons ATGGCTTCCAATTACTCCCCCCTCCCCATCTCTTCTTCCTCCATCGAACTCCAATCCCCCACCCCCAATTCCC CAACCCCCAACCCTCAAAAAGCTTCCGCCCAAGACTTCTTCCATGAAGAAGACGGCAATGGATTCGGCGAATTCGACGACCTCCCACTCATTCTCGACGCCGAGGCCGCCGCCGCTACCTCTGGGTCCGGCATCCCCGGTGCCGTTTTCAATCTGGCCACGTCGATCATCGGCGCTGGGATCATGGCCCTCCCGGCCACCATGAAGGTCCTCGGCGTCGCCGTCGGCTTCGCGTCGATAATTTTAATGGGGATTCTCTCCGAGATCAGCATCGAGCTTCTCGTCCGGTTCTCGGCCCACTGCCAGGCCTCCTCCTACGGCGAAGTCGTCCAATCCGCCCTCGGCCGCCCCTCCCGGATCGTCGCCGAGATCTGCATCATCCTGAACAATGCGGGGATTCTCGTCGTCTATCTGATAATCATAGGAGATGTTCTGTCGGGCTCCTCCGAGCATGTCGGCGTCTTCGACCAACTGTTCGGGAATGGATCGTGGGATCACCGGAAGCTGGTGATCCTCGTGGTGTTGGTAATATTTTTAGCCCCTCTCTGTGCTCTTGAAAAGATCGATTCCTTGAGCTTGACCTCGGCCGCCTCCGTTGCTCTCGCCGTTGTCTTCGTCGTCGTCTCATGTGCCATTGCCTTTGTTAAGCTCGTCGAACGCCAGATCAAGACGCCGAGGATGGGGCCGGATTTCGGGTCGAAAGCTGCGATCTTGGACTTGCTGGTGGTGATTCCGATAATGACGAACGCCTACGTTTGCCATTTCAATGTTCAGCCGATCTACAATGAGCTCAAGGGGAGGACACCTCAGAAGATGAACAGGGTGGGGAGGATTACCACGGTTTTGTGCGTCGTAGTTTACGCTTCGACGGCCATTTCGGGCTATCTCTTGTTCGGAGACGAGACCGAGTCGGATGTGCTGACAAATTTCGACAAGGATCTTGGGATCAGATTCAGCTCAGTTCTGAACTATGTGGTGAGGATTGGGTATGTTCTTCATCTGGTGCTTGTTTTCCCTGTCATTCATTTTTCTCTGAGGCAAACCGTGGATGCATTGGTCTTCTCGGGATCTGCTACTGGAAGTAGGAAGAAGATGCTGGCTTTGACAGCGGTGCTGTTGGCTATTACATATCTTGGTTCTACCACGATACCCAATATCTGGATTGCTTTCAAGTTTACAGGTGCAACAACCGGGCTCTCGCTGGGGTTTATATTCCCAGCTCTTATTGCTCTAAGATTAGATAAGCAAGGGAAAAATTTGGGTTCAGGTGAAAAGTTCTTATCGTGGACGATGTTAGCTTGGGCAGTGGCTATTGGCATTGTTGGAGTAATTGGCAATATCTATAGCCTCAGAAGCAGATCAGATTAG